GGGTTTGAGATTACAACCGAGCGGCGCAGAGGAGAATCCGCCGGCATGCGAATTTTGTCGTAATACTTGGGGCTAATGAACGAATACGTAGTGATTTCGCTCAGACCCAGTGCTAGCATAGCATTGCTCACCGCAGAATCGAATCTCTGGCGGGCGCTGAATTTACCCTGTGCGCCGCCGGGCAAACTCTGGCTCGGAATGTTATTATACCCATAAAAACGCGCGACTTCCTCGGCAATGTCTGCCTTGTGCTGCAGGTCGGGGCGGAATGTCGGTACGATTACGGTATCGCCGTCCAGGCGGCAGCCGATGCGGCTGAGGATTTCTTCCATCTGCGCCACAGAAAGCTTGCACCCGAGGAAGCGGTTGATCCAGTCAGCCTCGAGCGGAATGCGAAGCGGCTGTGTTTCAATTGCGCCGTCCATCAGTACGTCGTCCAGCACGTCGCCGGCATCGAGAAGCTCAATGAGCTCGCAGGCACGTTCCAGCGCGGGCAGGCAGTTGTTGGGGTCAAGCCCTTTTTCAAAGCGGGAAGAAGCATCGGTACGCATGCCCAGCGCCTTCGCGGTCAGGCGGACGGATACCGCGTCGAAGCACGCGGATTCGAACACAATCGTCGTGGTGTCATCCATAATACCGCTGAATTCTCCGCCCATCACGCCTGCAACGGCGACCGGCTTGGCTGCATCAGCAATTACCAGATTGCTTTCATTCAGCTTCCGTTCCACACCGTCGAGCGTTGTAATGCTTTCTCCGGCTTTCGCGCGGCGCACACAGATTTTCCCCTGCTCTACAAAGCGCAGGTCAAAGGCGTGCATGGGCTGGCCGTATTCGAGCATCACATAGTTGGTAATATCCACAATGTTATTGATGGGGCGAACACCCATCACACGTAGACGCTCGCGCAACCAGCGGGGAGAGGGCTTCACCCGCACATTTTTCACAATGCGGGCGCAGTAGGCCGCGCAGAGGTCGGGTGCTTCAATCGCAACGTCTAAAAGCTCCTTACCGCTGCCGTGGCCGGCTTTCACCACCGGGGTATGCAGTGCCAGTGGCTTCTGGAAGGTGGCGGCTACCTCGCGCGCCAGACCGATGACAGAGAAGCAGTCGGGGCGGTTCGAGGTAATTTCAAACCCCACCTGGGTGTCGTTCAGGCCGATTGCTTCCTGAATTGGGTCGCCGGGCTTGCAGTCCTCCTGCAATACAAAAATTCCATTTTCAATCGCGTAGGGGAAGTCGTTGATCGTAAGATTCAGCTCGCTCAGAGAGCACATCATACCGAAGCTCTCCACACCGCGTAGCTTGCCTTTTTTGATTTTCACACCGTTCGGCAGGGTAGAGCCGTGCAGCGCCGCAGGAACCAGATCATTTTCCTTCAGGTTCTGCGCGCCGGTCACAATCTGAATCGGCTCGGCTTCGCCAATATCGACTGAGCAAATCAACAGGTGATCTGAATCCGGGTGCGGTGTAATTGAGAGGATGCGGCCGACGACGACCTTGTCAATG
Above is a window of Faecalispora anaeroviscerum DNA encoding:
- the pheT gene encoding phenylalanine--tRNA ligase subunit beta, encoding MNLSMKWLKEFVTPDPMPMRDFTEAVTISGSKVEEYHTEGTDIDKVVVGRILSITPHPDSDHLLICSVDIGEAEPIQIVTGAQNLKENDLVPAALHGSTLPNGVKIKKGKLRGVESFGMMCSLSELNLTINDFPYAIENGIFVLQEDCKPGDPIQEAIGLNDTQVGFEITSNRPDCFSVIGLAREVAATFQKPLALHTPVVKAGHGSGKELLDVAIEAPDLCAAYCARIVKNVRVKPSPRWLRERLRVMGVRPINNIVDITNYVMLEYGQPMHAFDLRFVEQGKICVRRAKAGESITTLDGVERKLNESNLVIADAAKPVAVAGVMGGEFSGIMDDTTTIVFESACFDAVSVRLTAKALGMRTDASSRFEKGLDPNNCLPALERACELIELLDAGDVLDDVLMDGAIETQPLRIPLEADWINRFLGCKLSVAQMEEILSRIGCRLDGDTVIVPTFRPDLQHKADIAEEVARFYGYNNIPSQSLPGGAQGKFSARQRFDSAVSNAMLALGLSEITTYSFISPKYYDKIRMPADSPLRRSVVISNPLGEDTSIMRTVALPSMLEILAKNYNNRNGAAALFEPAREYLPTEPDKLPVEHKVLIGGLYGNGADFFTLKGIVEDLLDRVSVTGWDIVAAADEFSYHPGRCAVLTIGGERLGVLGEIHPQVQENYGIGERVYSFTLDLDLMFRYAQTEKQYAPLPKFPAVTRDLALICSDEIPVRDLQQAIVRGAGKLLENIRLFDVYKGEQIEAGKKSVAFSLILRSGEGTLNEEATGSVMKKVFQELEKIGALLRS